A region from the Lysobacter sp. BMK333-48F3 genome encodes:
- a CDS encoding tellurite resistance TerB family protein produces MKTQGFLDQLLKTAQNSLGGAGGLDGLLGGGKPPARYEQRSEAREDKRGLLNTDFGKGALTGGALGLLLGHKKLRKHAGKIALYGGVAALGVLAYKAYGDYKRQQGETGVEPQTVDRLPPPLAEQHSQAILKALVAASKADGHIDAREREVIEGEFVRIDGDPELRRWLHEELEKPLDPAEVARAANGPEVAAEMYLASLLAADEQSFMERAYLDELARQLKIDDALKARLEQQLRDAQG; encoded by the coding sequence ATGAAAACCCAGGGCTTTCTCGATCAGTTGCTCAAGACCGCGCAGAACAGCCTCGGCGGCGCCGGCGGCCTCGACGGCCTGCTCGGCGGCGGCAAGCCGCCGGCGCGCTACGAACAACGCAGCGAAGCCCGCGAAGACAAGCGCGGCCTGCTCAACACCGATTTCGGCAAGGGCGCCCTGACCGGCGGCGCGCTCGGCCTGCTGCTGGGACACAAGAAGCTGCGCAAGCACGCCGGCAAGATCGCCCTGTACGGCGGCGTCGCCGCGCTCGGCGTGCTGGCCTACAAGGCCTACGGCGACTACAAGCGCCAACAGGGCGAGACCGGGGTCGAGCCGCAGACCGTCGACCGCCTGCCGCCGCCGCTGGCCGAACAGCACAGCCAGGCCATCCTCAAGGCGCTGGTCGCCGCGTCCAAGGCCGACGGCCATATCGATGCGCGCGAACGCGAAGTCATCGAAGGCGAGTTCGTGCGCATCGACGGCGATCCGGAACTGCGCCGCTGGCTGCACGAGGAACTGGAAAAGCCGCTCGACCCGGCCGAAGTCGCGCGCGCCGCGAACGGGCCGGAAGTCGCCGCGGAAATGTACCTGGCCAGCCTGCTCGCCGCCGATGAGCAGAGCTTCATGGAACGCGCCTATCTCGACGAACTCGCGCGCCAGCTCAAGATCGACGATGCGCTGAAGGCGCGGCTGGAACAGCAGTTGCGCGACGCGCAGGGCTGA